Proteins co-encoded in one Bradyrhizobium sp. 170 genomic window:
- the pqqA gene encoding pyrroloquinoline quinone precursor peptide PqqA — translation MRWNAPKIVELPVGMEINMYACASRSRYPGV, via the coding sequence ATGAGGTGGAACGCGCCGAAGATCGTAGAACTGCCGGTCGGCATGGAAATCAACATGTACGCCTGTGCCAGCCGCAGTCGGTATCCCGGAGTGTAG
- a CDS encoding copper chaperone PCu(A)C codes for MDADRYELSGRTDIARGKRIVCGGGGLRLFAIRLLIFGLGLTLTPGFAAAGDGLKVTNARVSASDQIGIDLPLLMTIKNDAAEADAILRVRCPFANFSEKHTVDRGEGAPAMRAIRSIPIPENETLELRRDGYHVMLLQTRQKLIDGETFTCAVVFQKAGTKETEVQVSRTP; via the coding sequence ATGGACGCCGATCGCTACGAACTTAGCGGCCGCACCGACATCGCTCGCGGCAAGCGGATTGTCTGCGGTGGTGGCGGATTGCGGCTCTTTGCGATCCGACTTCTGATTTTCGGACTTGGGCTGACGCTGACGCCCGGGTTCGCCGCGGCAGGCGACGGGCTGAAGGTGACGAATGCTCGGGTTTCCGCATCCGATCAGATCGGTATCGATCTGCCGCTTTTGATGACAATCAAAAACGACGCAGCCGAAGCTGACGCCATTTTGCGCGTCCGCTGTCCATTCGCAAATTTTTCGGAAAAGCACACTGTCGATCGCGGCGAGGGCGCTCCCGCCATGCGTGCGATCAGGTCCATTCCGATTCCGGAGAACGAGACGCTCGAGCTCAGGCGGGATGGATACCATGTTATGCTGCTCCAGACGCGGCAGAAACTTATCGACGGCGAGACGTTCACATGCGCCGTCGTTTTCCAGAAAGCCGGAACAAAAGAAACGGAGGTGCAGGTTTCACGAACGCCCTGA